Proteins from a single region of Sinorhizobium alkalisoli:
- the metK gene encoding methionine adenosyltransferase has protein sequence MRANYLFTSESVAEGHPDKVCDRISDEIVDLVYREAAKSGVDPWSVRIACETLATTNRVVIAGEVRLPPSLLKKDKNGNEVINPSKFKSAARKAIRDIGYEQDGFHWKTAKIDVLLHFQSAHIAQGVDSAADKQGEEGAGDQGIMFGYACRETAELMPAPIYYSHRILNLLAAARKKGDGEVAKLGPDAKSQVTVRYIDGKPAEVTSIVLSTQHLDESWDSAKVRAVVEPYIREALADLKIAADCTWYINPTGKFVIGGPDGDAGLTGRKIIVDTYGGAAPHGGGAFSGKDTTKVDRSAAYAARYLAKNVVAAGLSDRCTIQLSYAIGVAQPLSIYVDLHGTGKVSEDQVERAIRKTMDLSPTGIRRHLDLNRPIYAKTAAYGHFGRKAGRDGSFSWERLDLVKPLKEAIAFDATALNGRAA, from the coding sequence ATGCGCGCAAACTACCTGTTCACGAGTGAATCCGTAGCCGAAGGTCATCCGGATAAAGTGTGTGACCGCATCTCCGACGAGATCGTCGATCTGGTCTACCGCGAAGCGGCGAAGTCCGGTGTCGATCCGTGGAGTGTGCGCATTGCCTGCGAGACGCTGGCGACGACCAACCGCGTCGTCATCGCCGGCGAGGTCCGCCTGCCGCCGAGCCTGCTGAAGAAGGACAAGAACGGCAACGAGGTGATCAACCCGTCGAAGTTCAAATCCGCCGCCCGCAAAGCCATTCGTGACATCGGCTATGAACAGGACGGCTTCCACTGGAAGACGGCGAAGATCGACGTGCTCCTGCACTTCCAGTCCGCGCATATCGCTCAGGGGGTCGACAGTGCCGCAGACAAGCAGGGCGAGGAGGGCGCCGGCGACCAGGGCATCATGTTCGGCTACGCCTGCCGTGAGACGGCAGAGCTCATGCCGGCTCCGATCTACTATTCGCATCGCATTCTGAACCTGCTCGCCGCTGCGCGCAAAAAGGGTGACGGCGAGGTTGCCAAGCTTGGTCCGGACGCCAAGAGCCAGGTGACCGTTCGTTACATCGACGGCAAGCCGGCCGAGGTCACCTCGATCGTGCTTTCGACGCAGCACCTCGACGAGAGCTGGGATTCGGCCAAGGTTCGCGCCGTCGTCGAGCCATACATCCGCGAAGCGCTCGCCGACTTGAAGATCGCCGCTGACTGCACCTGGTATATCAATCCGACCGGCAAGTTCGTCATCGGCGGTCCGGACGGCGATGCGGGCCTTACCGGTCGCAAGATCATCGTCGATACCTACGGCGGTGCCGCACCGCACGGTGGCGGCGCCTTCTCCGGCAAGGACACGACCAAGGTCGACCGCTCGGCCGCCTATGCCGCCCGCTATCTCGCCAAGAATGTGGTCGCGGCAGGCCTGTCCGACCGTTGCACGATTCAGCTTTCCTATGCGATCGGTGTCGCCCAGCCGCTGTCGATCTATGTCGACCTGCACGGCACGGGCAAGGTTTCCGAAGACCAGGTCGAAAGGGCTATCCGTAAGACCATGGACCTCTCGCCCACCGGCATTCGCCGTCATCTCGATCTCAATCGGCCGATTTATGCCAAGACGGCCGCCTATGGCCATTTCGGACGCAAGGCCGGCCGCGACGGCTCCTTCTCCTGGGAAAGGCTCGATCTTGTGAAGCCGCTCAAGGAAGCGATCGCATTCGACGCCACGGCGCTCAACGGCCGCGCCGCCTGA
- the trmB gene encoding tRNA (guanosine(46)-N7)-methyltransferase TrmB, with product MTEPRRARATEAFYGRRKGKPLRERQATNLETILPVLKLDLDHPAPASLPELFAVPVQRIRLEIGFGGGEHLLHRAAEDPRTGFIGVEPFVNSMAKLLGQIETRGIGNIRLYDDDATQVLDWLPAASLDQIDLLYPDPWPKRKHWKRRFVSKANLDRFARVLKPGGFFCFASDIDSYVNWTLIHCRDHASFEWTAENAADWLSPFAGWPTTRYEAKARREGRNSAYLTFRRT from the coding sequence ATGACCGAACCGCGCCGCGCCAGAGCAACGGAGGCCTTCTACGGCCGTCGCAAGGGCAAGCCCTTGCGGGAACGCCAGGCCACGAATCTGGAAACCATTCTGCCGGTTCTGAAGCTCGATCTCGACCATCCGGCGCCTGCATCCCTCCCGGAGCTCTTCGCCGTCCCGGTCCAGCGGATCCGATTGGAGATCGGCTTCGGCGGCGGCGAGCACCTCCTGCATCGCGCGGCGGAGGATCCGCGCACGGGCTTCATCGGTGTGGAGCCCTTCGTCAATTCCATGGCCAAGCTGCTCGGCCAGATCGAAACGCGGGGGATCGGCAATATCCGGCTTTACGACGACGATGCGACCCAGGTGCTCGACTGGCTGCCCGCCGCCTCACTGGACCAGATCGATCTGCTCTATCCCGATCCCTGGCCGAAACGGAAGCACTGGAAGCGGCGGTTCGTCTCGAAGGCCAATCTCGATCGTTTCGCCCGCGTGCTCAAACCCGGCGGCTTCTTCTGCTTCGCCTCGGACATCGACAGCTACGTCAATTGGACCCTTATCCATTGCCGCGATCACGCTTCCTTCGAATGGACGGCGGAAAATGCGGCCGACTGGCTGTCACCGTTCGCGGGCTGGCCGACCACGCGCTACGAGGCCAAGGCCCGCCGGGAGGGGCGCAACTCCGCCTATCTGACCTTCCGGCGCACTTAG
- a CDS encoding DUF1150 family protein: MGLKTINTLLSKNDLAHLGAGEVGYIRKMRSEEVSRCFPEAPEIGPGIDLWALFAADGTPILLTDNRSSTFFKAAEDELRTVTLH, encoded by the coding sequence ATGGGACTGAAAACCATCAACACATTGCTGTCCAAGAACGACCTCGCGCATCTCGGCGCGGGCGAAGTCGGTTATATCCGCAAGATGCGTTCGGAGGAGGTCTCCCGCTGCTTTCCGGAAGCACCCGAAATCGGCCCCGGCATCGATCTCTGGGCGTTATTTGCAGCCGACGGAACGCCGATCCTGTTGACCGACAACCGCTCCAGCACTTTCTTCAAGGCCGCCGAGGACGAATTGCGCACCGTAACGCTGCATTGA
- a CDS encoding Hsp20 family protein, giving the protein MSRITPFTSPLLVGFDSMEKTLERIAKANDGYPPYNIERIHGDGTAGAPERLRITLAVAGFSEDDLDVTTEENQLVIRGRQIETGERDYLHRGIAARQFQRTFVLADGMQVLGAELRNGLLSVDLVRPEPLRMVKKINISVPE; this is encoded by the coding sequence ATGAGCAGGATTACGCCGTTTACGAGCCCGCTCCTGGTGGGCTTCGACAGCATGGAAAAGACCCTTGAGCGCATCGCCAAGGCGAATGACGGTTACCCTCCCTACAATATCGAGCGCATTCATGGCGACGGCACGGCCGGCGCGCCGGAGCGCTTGCGCATTACCCTTGCCGTTGCCGGCTTTTCCGAGGACGACCTGGATGTGACGACGGAGGAAAACCAGCTCGTCATCCGCGGCCGCCAGATAGAAACCGGCGAGCGCGATTATCTGCATCGCGGCATTGCGGCCCGCCAGTTCCAGCGCACCTTCGTTCTTGCCGACGGCATGCAGGTGCTCGGCGCGGAATTGCGCAACGGACTCCTCTCGGTCGATCTCGTGCGGCCAGAGCCGTTGAGAATGGTAAAGAAAATTAACATTTCGGTCCCAGAATAG
- a CDS encoding nucleoside hydrolase: MSNARKIIIDTDPGQDDAAAIMLALGSPEEIDVLGITTVAGNVPLTLTARNARIVCELCGRTDVKIFAGADRPVARPLVTAEHVHGKTGLDGPELSEPTMPLEEQHAVDFIIATLSAEAPGAVTLCTLGPLTNIALALTKAPEIAPRVRELVMMGGGFFEGGNITPAAEFNVFVDPEAAEIVFSSGIPIVMMPLDVTHRVLTHKARVEKIRAIGSPAAVALAEMLEFFERFDIEKYGTDGGPLHDPTVIAYLLRPELFTGRDCNVEIETTSALTTGMTVVDWWQVTGREHNAMVMRHIDDEGFFDLLTDRLARI, translated from the coding sequence GTGTCAAACGCGCGAAAGATCATCATCGACACGGATCCGGGGCAGGATGACGCGGCCGCGATCATGCTCGCCTTAGGCAGCCCGGAAGAAATCGACGTTCTCGGCATCACCACCGTCGCTGGCAATGTGCCGCTCACGCTGACGGCGCGCAATGCGCGGATCGTCTGCGAGCTCTGCGGCAGGACGGACGTGAAGATTTTCGCAGGCGCGGATAGGCCGGTGGCGCGCCCGCTCGTCACCGCCGAGCACGTCCATGGCAAGACCGGGCTCGACGGCCCCGAATTGAGCGAGCCGACAATGCCGCTTGAGGAGCAGCACGCCGTCGATTTCATTATCGCGACGCTCAGCGCCGAGGCGCCGGGCGCGGTGACGCTTTGCACGCTTGGTCCGCTCACCAATATCGCGCTCGCCCTCACCAAGGCCCCGGAGATTGCCCCGCGGGTACGGGAACTGGTGATGATGGGCGGCGGCTTTTTCGAAGGCGGCAATATCACGCCGGCGGCTGAGTTCAATGTCTTTGTCGATCCGGAGGCCGCCGAGATCGTCTTTAGCTCCGGCATTCCGATCGTGATGATGCCGCTCGACGTGACGCACCGTGTCCTCACACACAAGGCCCGAGTCGAGAAGATCCGCGCAATCGGCAGCCCGGCGGCGGTCGCGCTTGCGGAGATGCTCGAGTTCTTCGAGCGCTTCGACATCGAGAAGTACGGCACCGATGGTGGGCCGCTGCACGACCCGACGGTTATCGCCTATCTGTTGCGGCCCGAGCTCTTCACCGGTCGCGACTGCAATGTCGAGATCGAAACGACTTCGGCGCTGACAACCGGCATGACTGTCGTCGACTGGTGGCAGGTCACGGGCCGCGAGCACAATGCCATGGTCATGCGGCACATCGACGATGAGGGCTTCTTCGATCTGCTTACGGATCGCCTGGCGCGTATCTGA
- a CDS encoding methyl-accepting chemotaxis protein: protein MIKFHAKSLATKLIAVTGGTIALVLLASNFVLISQTQDRVETLVFEGAQAEARAIASDIAGSVGELAAAARTMSGVLGRGHAGKSVDRAGAINLLKANLDQHEFAFGSWFAEEIKAFDGRQREVASNEELGANADGVFTPYWSKNRDGQAQFSTFGADYAAEWYALAAKSGKGAITQPYLAEGTDVPTTMTSIAYPVMSDGRMIGVSGVDISLASLADRLGKLKPFGSGRVYLLSQSGKWLAAPIPELLMKEYEGEGADVVKNALSSNASGTIKNLTYDGNEPFDRVVYPFKLPNVNASWVVLVDVPRTIINAPVNNQTYMMIGGGLVVLLAVLTGLYLAVRSFVQKPLSGLVRDVETLGNGDYANPISGQDRTDETGAVAKALEGFRHQLADTKRLEGEARHEREQAERERSRSESERAETSALQRDIVARLGNGLSHLASGDLTFRIADEFPAEYAQLKRDFNAAMDSLEETIRTVNQSVVNIGGGTGEISSAANDLSQRTEQQAASLEETAAALDELTSQVNASAENAKVAAKSVELASSDAEQSGEVVQKAIAAMHGIEQSSHEVSRIIGVIDEIAFQTNLLALNAGVEAARAGEAGKGFAVVAQEVRELAQRSANAAKEIKTLINTSAGQVREGVDLVGKAGGALEKIAEQVVEINGLIRQISSSASEQAVGLKEINVAVNQMDQVTQQNAAMVEETTAASMALNDEARALSALVSRFRLAEEETTQAAAERLRGAAARLRSAEGAASRPHSAAASRTQQGTGYSPPRPHMPARTIGANALAENNWEEF, encoded by the coding sequence ATGATCAAGTTCCATGCCAAATCGCTGGCGACCAAGCTGATTGCCGTGACGGGCGGCACGATCGCCCTGGTGCTGCTCGCCTCGAATTTCGTTCTCATCTCCCAGACCCAGGATCGCGTCGAGACGCTGGTCTTTGAGGGGGCGCAGGCGGAAGCACGCGCCATTGCTTCCGACATTGCCGGCAGCGTCGGTGAACTCGCCGCGGCGGCGCGGACCATGTCAGGCGTGCTCGGGCGCGGCCACGCGGGAAAGTCCGTCGACCGTGCGGGCGCCATCAACCTTTTGAAGGCGAACCTGGACCAGCATGAATTCGCCTTCGGCAGCTGGTTTGCCGAGGAGATCAAAGCCTTCGACGGGCGTCAGCGGGAAGTGGCCAGCAACGAGGAACTCGGCGCCAACGCCGACGGCGTCTTCACGCCCTATTGGTCGAAGAACCGCGACGGCCAAGCGCAATTTTCGACTTTCGGCGCCGACTATGCCGCCGAATGGTACGCGCTGGCCGCAAAGAGCGGCAAGGGTGCGATCACGCAACCTTACCTCGCCGAAGGCACTGACGTACCGACGACGATGACGTCGATCGCCTACCCGGTGATGTCGGATGGCAGGATGATCGGTGTCTCGGGGGTCGACATCTCGCTCGCTTCTCTCGCCGACCGGCTCGGCAAGCTCAAGCCTTTCGGGTCCGGCCGCGTATACCTGCTTTCGCAGAGCGGAAAGTGGCTCGCCGCGCCGATTCCCGAGTTGCTCATGAAGGAATATGAGGGCGAAGGCGCGGACGTGGTCAAGAATGCCCTCTCGTCAAACGCCTCCGGCACGATCAAGAACCTGACCTATGACGGAAACGAACCCTTCGACCGCGTCGTCTATCCCTTCAAGCTGCCCAATGTGAACGCCAGTTGGGTCGTGCTCGTGGATGTGCCTCGCACCATCATCAACGCTCCGGTCAACAACCAGACCTATATGATGATCGGTGGCGGTCTCGTCGTACTCCTCGCCGTGCTCACGGGTCTTTATCTTGCCGTGCGCAGTTTCGTGCAAAAGCCGCTCTCCGGGCTCGTGCGCGACGTGGAGACGCTCGGCAACGGCGATTACGCAAACCCGATCTCCGGCCAGGACCGCACCGACGAAACCGGCGCCGTGGCCAAGGCGCTCGAAGGCTTCCGCCACCAGCTTGCCGACACCAAACGCCTGGAAGGCGAAGCGCGGCACGAACGCGAGCAGGCGGAGCGCGAGCGCAGCCGCTCCGAGAGCGAAAGAGCCGAAACCAGTGCGCTCCAGCGCGACATCGTCGCACGCCTCGGCAACGGCCTGTCACATCTCGCATCCGGTGACCTCACCTTCCGGATCGCGGATGAATTCCCCGCGGAATACGCGCAGCTCAAGCGCGATTTCAACGCCGCGATGGACAGCCTCGAAGAGACGATCCGCACAGTCAACCAGTCCGTCGTCAACATCGGCGGCGGCACCGGCGAGATTTCGAGCGCCGCCAACGATCTCTCGCAGCGGACCGAGCAGCAGGCGGCAAGTCTCGAAGAGACCGCGGCCGCCCTCGACGAGCTGACCTCGCAGGTCAATGCCAGTGCCGAAAATGCGAAGGTCGCGGCAAAATCGGTCGAGCTCGCCAGCAGCGATGCCGAACAGTCGGGCGAAGTCGTGCAAAAGGCGATAGCTGCGATGCATGGCATCGAGCAATCCTCGCACGAGGTCAGCCGCATCATCGGCGTCATCGACGAGATTGCTTTCCAGACCAATCTCCTGGCGCTCAATGCCGGCGTCGAAGCCGCTCGCGCCGGGGAGGCGGGCAAGGGCTTTGCGGTCGTGGCGCAGGAAGTCCGCGAGCTTGCCCAGCGTTCTGCAAATGCCGCCAAGGAGATCAAGACGCTGATCAACACATCGGCGGGCCAGGTGCGCGAGGGCGTCGATCTGGTCGGCAAGGCGGGCGGCGCGCTCGAAAAGATCGCCGAGCAGGTGGTCGAGATCAACGGGCTAATCCGCCAGATTTCGAGCTCCGCCTCCGAGCAGGCCGTCGGGCTCAAGGAGATCAACGTGGCCGTCAATCAGATGGACCAGGTGACGCAGCAGAACGCCGCCATGGTCGAGGAGACTACGGCGGCCAGCATGGCGCTCAACGACGAGGCCCGGGCGCTCAGCGCTCTCGTCTCCCGCTTCCGGTTGGCGGAGGAGGAAACGACGCAGGCGGCCGCCGAGCGGCTGCGTGGTGCCGCCGCGCGGTTGCGGTCAGCCGAAGGCGCAGCTTCCCGTCCGCATTCCGCAGCGGCGAGCCGCACGCAGCAAGGTACTGGGTACTCCCCCCCGCGGCCGCACATGCCGGCCCGGACTATCGGCGCCAACGCCCTGGCGGAGAACAACTGGGAAGAGTTCTGA
- a CDS encoding ribokinase codes for MITVLGSINMDLIATTTRLPKPGETVAGTGFATAAGGKGANQALAARRAGASVRIAGAVGSDGFAEGALALLREAGADLSLVKTAVEPTGTAHIMVDGEGENVIVVVAGANATVSASNAVAAVESMSVGDTLMLQLEIPAASVEKALTEARRRRIRSVINIAPLTPDAARLGRMADIVIANETEFELLAGRVGIAGPEREAAMMALHAETGQTLIVTLGADGAVAIHDGEVHRAKGLAIEPVDTVGAGDTFCGYLAASLDSGLFFPEALRRAAVAGSLACLKPGAQPAIPFASEVAVRL; via the coding sequence ATGATCACTGTCCTTGGGTCCATCAACATGGACCTGATCGCCACGACCACGCGCCTCCCGAAGCCCGGCGAGACCGTTGCCGGGACGGGCTTTGCCACCGCCGCCGGGGGCAAGGGCGCCAACCAGGCGCTGGCCGCCCGTCGCGCCGGCGCATCCGTGCGCATCGCCGGTGCGGTCGGCTCGGACGGCTTTGCCGAAGGTGCGCTTGCACTGCTCAGGGAGGCGGGTGCCGATCTCAGCCTTGTGAAGACGGCCGTGGAGCCGACCGGTACCGCACATATCATGGTCGACGGTGAGGGAGAGAATGTCATCGTCGTCGTTGCCGGTGCCAATGCGACCGTCAGCGCAAGCAATGCCGTTGCCGCCGTCGAGTCGATGTCAGTCGGCGACACGCTGATGCTGCAGCTGGAAATACCGGCAGCCTCCGTGGAGAAGGCACTGACCGAAGCCCGGCGGCGCCGGATCCGCTCCGTCATCAACATCGCGCCGCTGACGCCGGACGCCGCCCGCCTTGGCCGCATGGCCGACATCGTCATCGCGAACGAGACCGAGTTCGAACTGCTCGCCGGCAGGGTCGGCATCGCGGGCCCCGAACGGGAAGCGGCGATGATGGCTCTCCACGCGGAGACCGGGCAGACGCTAATCGTTACGCTGGGCGCCGACGGCGCCGTGGCGATCCACGATGGCGAGGTCCATCGCGCGAAGGGGCTGGCGATCGAGCCCGTCGACACGGTCGGTGCCGGCGACACCTTCTGCGGCTATCTCGCCGCGAGTCTGGACTCGGGACTCTTCTTCCCCGAAGCGCTTCGCCGCGCCGCCGTCGCCGGGTCGCTCGCCTGCCTGAAGCCGGGCGCACAACCGGCGATCCCGTTCGCCTCCGAGGTCGCCGTCCGCCTCTGA
- a CDS encoding DNA recombination protein RmuC, giving the protein MEPVAFSFDQPLFQLGALPITAGYFVTAAALLIALLAIMAAGRARALRADERAEQIASLLAAQTEMQGRIAAMADVFGARQAELNQSLSQRIDGMTHRIGASISEQTKATHENLRRLQERLAVIDSAQNNIQALAKDMAGLQSILSNKQTRGAFGQSRMEAIVADGLPIGAYIFQATLSNGARPDCVIRMPNDQPPLVIDAKFPLEAWNAMRDAESAERRQQAAQAFRRDMEVHIRDIAGKYLLSGETQETAFLFVPSESIFAEVHEHFETVVQKAHRQRVVIVSPSLLLLSIQVIQAILKDARMREQAHLIQGEVVRLMEDLSRLDERVRKLQGHFALTQKDIDEILISSDKLTRRGAKIEALDLETPPAPARSSKEEGSGERSMEGRIGQLKLRVVDED; this is encoded by the coding sequence ATGGAGCCCGTCGCCTTTTCCTTCGACCAGCCGCTGTTTCAACTCGGCGCCCTGCCCATCACGGCAGGCTATTTTGTCACCGCTGCCGCCCTGCTGATCGCACTCCTGGCGATCATGGCCGCGGGCCGTGCCCGTGCGCTTCGCGCGGACGAGCGCGCCGAGCAGATTGCGTCGCTGCTTGCGGCACAGACCGAAATGCAGGGACGGATCGCAGCGATGGCGGACGTCTTCGGCGCCCGACAGGCTGAGCTCAACCAATCGCTCAGTCAGCGGATCGACGGGATGACGCACCGGATCGGTGCCTCGATCAGCGAGCAGACCAAGGCAACCCACGAAAATCTTCGGCGGCTGCAGGAGCGGCTGGCCGTCATCGACAGCGCCCAGAACAACATCCAGGCGCTCGCCAAGGACATGGCCGGGCTGCAGAGCATCCTTTCCAACAAGCAGACGCGCGGCGCCTTCGGCCAGTCGCGCATGGAGGCGATCGTCGCGGATGGGCTGCCGATCGGCGCTTACATCTTCCAGGCGACGCTCTCCAACGGCGCACGGCCTGATTGCGTCATCCGCATGCCGAACGATCAGCCGCCGCTCGTGATCGATGCGAAATTCCCGCTGGAGGCCTGGAACGCCATGCGCGATGCCGAGAGTGCCGAGCGGCGCCAGCAGGCCGCGCAGGCCTTTCGCCGCGACATGGAAGTCCATATCCGCGATATCGCCGGCAAATACCTGCTCTCCGGAGAAACGCAGGAGACCGCGTTTCTCTTCGTCCCATCCGAATCGATCTTCGCTGAGGTCCACGAGCATTTCGAGACGGTCGTGCAGAAGGCCCATCGCCAGCGCGTCGTCATCGTCTCGCCGTCGTTGCTGCTCCTTTCGATCCAGGTCATCCAGGCGATCCTCAAGGACGCGCGCATGCGCGAGCAGGCGCATCTAATACAGGGCGAGGTCGTGCGCCTCATGGAGGATCTATCCCGCCTCGACGAGCGCGTGCGCAAGCTCCAGGGGCACTTCGCCCTGACGCAGAAAGATATCGACGAGATCCTGATCTCCTCCGACAAGCTGACGCGCCGTGGCGCGAAGATCGAGGCGCTGGACCTGGAAACGCCACCCGCACCCGCGCGCAGCAGCAAGGAAGAAGGTTCGGGCGAACGGTCCATGGAGGGCCGTATCGGTCAATTGAAGCTCAGAGTGGTTGACGAGGACTGA
- the def gene encoding peptide deformylase, whose protein sequence is MTIKPLIILPDPILRQMSAPVETIDDEVRRLADDMLETMYDAPGIGLAAIQIGLPRRLLVLDVTKEGEERKPLVFINPKVVRYSEERSVYEEGCLSIPDYYAEVERPAAITVEYLDRDGKQQSIEADGLLATCLQHEIDHLNGVLFIDHISKLKRDMVIRKFTKAAKVRGSRAI, encoded by the coding sequence ATGACGATCAAGCCGCTTATCATCCTTCCCGATCCCATTCTGCGCCAGATGTCGGCGCCGGTGGAGACCATCGACGACGAGGTCCGCCGCCTTGCCGACGATATGCTCGAGACCATGTACGATGCTCCTGGCATCGGCCTTGCGGCCATCCAGATCGGCTTGCCGAGGCGCCTTTTGGTGCTGGATGTCACCAAGGAGGGCGAGGAGAGAAAGCCGCTCGTCTTCATCAATCCCAAGGTCGTCCGCTACTCCGAGGAGCGCTCGGTCTACGAGGAAGGCTGCCTGTCGATTCCGGACTATTACGCCGAAGTTGAGCGCCCGGCGGCGATCACCGTCGAATATCTCGACCGTGACGGCAAGCAGCAGAGCATCGAGGCCGACGGGCTGCTTGCCACTTGCCTGCAGCATGAGATCGATCACTTGAACGGGGTGCTCTTCATCGACCATATCTCCAAGCTCAAGCGCGATATGGTGATCCGCAAGTTCACCAAGGCTGCCAAGGTACGCGGAAGCCGGGCGATCTGA
- the fmt gene encoding methionyl-tRNA formyltransferase: protein MPLRIIFMGTPDFAVPTLAALAEAGHEVVAVYTQPPRPGGRRGLDLQKSPVHQAAELLGAPVLTPVDFKDPADRQRFRGFDADVAVVVAYGLLLPEEILSGTRHGCYNGHASLLPRWRGAAPIQRAIMAGDSETGMMVMKMDKGLDTGPVALTKRVAIGEAMTAGELHDRLMHVGASLMKEAMAKLEAGDLTLTPQPEEGVVYAAKITKDETRIDFSKPAREVHNHIRGLSPFPGAWFELVTAGRIERTKVLGSELAEGTGKPGTVLDEALTIACSEGAVRPTRLQRAGGKALPTAEFLRGTPVATGSRIA, encoded by the coding sequence TTGCCGCTGCGCATCATCTTCATGGGCACACCGGACTTTGCCGTTCCGACGCTGGCGGCGCTCGCAGAAGCCGGGCATGAGGTCGTCGCCGTCTACACCCAGCCGCCGCGTCCCGGTGGCCGGCGTGGCCTCGATCTTCAGAAATCGCCGGTGCACCAGGCGGCGGAGCTACTGGGCGCGCCGGTGTTGACGCCTGTCGACTTCAAGGATCCGGCCGATCGGCAGCGTTTTCGCGGCTTCGATGCCGATGTCGCCGTCGTCGTCGCCTATGGGCTCTTGCTGCCGGAGGAGATTCTCTCGGGCACGCGCCATGGCTGCTACAACGGCCATGCCTCGCTCCTTCCGCGCTGGCGGGGTGCGGCCCCGATCCAGCGCGCCATCATGGCCGGCGACAGCGAGACCGGCATGATGGTGATGAAAATGGACAAGGGGCTCGACACCGGCCCCGTCGCGCTGACGAAGCGCGTTGCGATCGGCGAGGCAATGACGGCCGGCGAGCTGCACGACAGGCTGATGCATGTCGGCGCGAGCCTGATGAAGGAAGCGATGGCGAAGCTCGAGGCGGGCGATTTGACGCTGACGCCGCAGCCGGAAGAGGGCGTCGTCTACGCCGCCAAGATCACCAAGGACGAGACACGCATCGATTTTTCGAAGCCCGCGCGCGAGGTCCACAACCATATTCGCGGCCTTTCGCCCTTTCCGGGCGCCTGGTTCGAACTCGTGACCGCCGGCCGTATCGAACGCACCAAGGTTTTGGGATCGGAACTTGCCGAAGGAACCGGCAAGCCCGGCACTGTGCTCGACGAAGCATTGACGATCGCCTGCAGCGAAGGGGCCGTGCGGCCGACGCGCTTGCAGCGGGCGGGCGGCAAGGCGCTTCCCACGGCCGAGTTCCTGCGCGGCACGCCCGTTGCGACCGGCTCGAGGATCGCCTGA
- the truA gene encoding tRNA pseudouridine(38-40) synthase TruA yields the protein MPRYRLTVEYDGSGYVGWQRQENGRSVQGAIEKAVLSLTGEIVSIRGAGRTDSGVHAIGQVAHVDLGREWKSHTLRNALNAHLTLAGDRVSILDAADVPPDFDARFSAVRRHYLYRIISRRSPLALEARRAWWVPKTLDHEAMQEAAQRLVGHHDFTTFRSAHCQATSALRTLDRLDVTRNGELIEIRASAQSFLHNQIRSFAGSLKLVGEGKWTPEALQAALEARDRKACGPVAPPDGLYFLQVDY from the coding sequence ATGCCGCGCTATCGCCTGACTGTCGAATATGACGGCTCCGGCTATGTCGGCTGGCAGCGGCAGGAGAACGGCCGTTCAGTGCAGGGCGCGATCGAGAAGGCGGTGCTGTCGCTGACCGGCGAGATCGTCTCGATCCGCGGCGCCGGGCGCACTGATTCCGGCGTTCATGCAATCGGCCAGGTGGCGCATGTAGATCTGGGGCGCGAATGGAAGAGCCACACGCTGCGCAACGCGTTGAACGCCCACCTGACGCTCGCTGGCGATAGGGTCTCGATCCTCGATGCGGCGGACGTGCCGCCGGATTTCGACGCGCGCTTTTCCGCCGTCCGCCGCCACTATCTCTACCGCATCATTTCCCGCCGTTCGCCGCTGGCGCTCGAGGCAAGGCGCGCCTGGTGGGTGCCGAAGACGCTCGACCATGAGGCGATGCAGGAGGCGGCCCAGCGGCTCGTCGGCCATCACGATTTCACCACTTTCCGCTCGGCCCATTGTCAGGCGACGAGCGCTCTCCGTACGCTCGATCGGCTGGATGTCACCCGCAACGGTGAACTCATCGAGATCCGGGCGAGTGCGCAGAGCTTCCTGCATAACCAGATCCGCTCCTTCGCCGGCTCGCTGAAACTCGTCGGCGAGGGCAAATGGACGCCGGAAGCTCTGCAGGCGGCACTCGAAGCGCGGGACCGCAAGGCTTGCGGTCCTGTCGCGCCGCCCGACGGCCTTTACTTCCTGCAGGTGGACTACTGA